GGCCGACAGCAGGGGGAGCAGCAGAATCGTGGCCGCGCCGAAGGCCGCGGTCACGCCGCGGAGCGTCGACGCGTCGAGCGCCGCGAGCGAGTGCTGACCGCGCATCCACGCGGCCGGCAGCGACAGATAGTAGAGCGACGGACCGTGATGATCGACGGCGTCGTAGCGATACTCGCCGCGCTCGAGCAGGGCCCCGAACTTGACCGCCTGATTCGCTTCGTCGTGGTGCACGGGCCGTGCGTCGAGGTACGCCACGCGCAGCCCGAGCCCAACCGTCAGGGCCAGCACGACGACTGCGCCGACGCCCGCTCGCGTCATTGGGCGGGCCTTCCGTGATCTCCGACAATCTGAACTGGCAATTGAGCTGACCTGTATTGTCCGGATGTTGACAAATGGCAGTCAAGTGTAGGCATAGTGTCGCACCCGTGGCAAGCGCAACACGCGCACGAGCCACGAAGGAGGGACGGATGGGGCGTGGCCACATCGCCTGGCTCTGGTCGATCACCGCCGCACTCGCCGGGTTTCTCTTCGGCTTCGACACGGCGGTGATCTCCGGGGCCGAGCAGGCGGTCCAGCGCGTGTGGCTGATGAGCGACACGATGCACGGCCTCGCCATCTCGGCGGCGCTGTGGGGCACGGTCGCCGGCGCCCTCGCCGGCGCGATTCCCTCGGATCGCTACGGCCGGCGCCCGACGCTCGTCGGGATCGGCGTGCTCTACGCCGTGTCGGCGCTCGGCAGCGCCTTCGCGTGGGATCCGATCTCCTTCATGGTCTTCCGCTTCCTCGGCGGCCTCGGCATCGGGATGTCGTCGATTGCCACGCCCGCGTACATCAGCGAGATTGCGCCCCCCGAGAAGCGCGGACGGCTCGTGGCCCTGTTCCAGTTCAACATCGTGGCGGGCATCCTGGCGGCGTTCGTCTCGAACTGGCTGCTCGGCGGCCTCGGTGAGCACGACTGGCGCTACATGCTCGGCGTCGAGACGCTGCCCGCCGTGTTGTACCTCGTCGCCTCGGGCTTCATCCCTGAAAGCCCGCGCTGGCTCGCGGTGAACCGGGGGCGCGTCGAGGAGGCGCGCGCCATCCTGCGCCAATCGGATGCCGTCCACGCCGACGCCATTCTCGCGGCCGTGAGCGTCGAGACCCCCCGCATCGCGCTCGGCGAGTTCCTCTCGCGACGCTTCGCGCGCCCCATCACCCTGGCGTTCCTGATCGCGCTCTTCAACCAGCTCTCCGGGATCAACGCGATCATCTACTTCGCGCCGCGCATCTTCGAGATGGCGGGCACGGGGCAGCGGGGCGCGCTGCTCGCGAGCGTCGGCATCGGCGTCACGAACCTGGTGTTCACCATCGTCGGCATGGCGCTCATCGACCGGATGGGGCGGCGCGCCCTGATGCTGATCGGCTCGATCGGGTACCTCGTCTCGCTCGGTGCGGTCGCGTGGGGGTTCGCGACCGGGCACTACGGGTCGGTGCCCGCGTTCATCTTCCTGTTCATCGCGGCGCACGCGATCGGGCAGGGCACGGTGATCTGGGTCTACATCAGCGAGGTCTTCCCCAACGCGGCGCGGGCCCGGGGGCAGGCGCTCGGCAGCGCCACGCACTGGGTGATGGCGGCGGCGCTGACGCTCGTCATGCCGGTCCTGCTGGCCTCGCTGGCGCCCGCGACGATGTTCCTGGTGTTCTTCGCGATGATGGTGCTGCAGCTGCTGTTCGTGATCTTCGTGATGGTCGAGACGCGCGGCCGCTCGCTCGAGAGCGTGTCGCACGCGCTCGAGCGGCTCTGACCGCGCCGCGGCGGCGACCGCGTGCGTCCACCTCAAGCAGGCGCCGACATCGCGAGCACGGCCGCGCGCTTCTGCCGAATCACCAGATTGACGACCAGGAGCGCGATCGAGAACGCCGGGAGTAGAAGAAGCCCGCGCCCGAGCCCGCTCGGATCCGGACCAGCGAGCCAGCCGATCAGCGGCGAGCTGACGACGAGGCCGGAGAAACCACACGTGATCGTGAAGCCGATCGCCGTCGCGCTGCCTTCCTTGAACACATCGCCCACGATCGCGATCGTCGTGGGAAACACCGGAGCCATCGCCACGCCGGCCAGGAACACGACCGCGCCGAGCAGCGTCACGTCCGAGACGTGCAGCATGGCCCACGTCGTGAGCGCCATCAGGATCGACGCCGACACCGTGACCGTCGCGGGAGGCACCTTGATCAGGATCGGCGTCACGGCGACGCGGCCACTGAGGAGACCAAGCGCGAAGCCGAGCGACAGCACGTTGAACGCGGTCGTGGCCTCCACGCCGCGCGTCAGCAGGTACTTCACCAGCCAGTTCCACACGCCGAACTCGCACGCCGTGTAGAGAAACGTCGCGCTGCCCAGCAGGTAGAGCATCGGCTGCCTGAACACCGCGCTCGACTTCCTGGCAATCCCGGTCATCACGGGACGCGGAATGCGCAGCACCAGATGGACGAGCAGCGTGACGATCGTCAGCGCGGCCGCCGCGTACGCGACCCGGACGGCGTCACCCCCGAGCAGGTTGCCCGCGACAAACGGCGTGGCGAACCCGCCGAGCCCGACGAAGACGTTGAGGAAGTTCAGCACGCTGGCACGACGCGATTCGCTGACGTCGCTGCCGAGCGCATTGGCGCCGGTGATGACGATGCCGCCGCCCATCCCCATCACGATCATCGCGACGAGAATGACCGCGAATCCCGAGGCGGACGCGAGCACGAGCATGGCGGCTGCCACGAACGTGAGCCCCAGCACCAGGCCCACCTTCTT
This sequence is a window from Acidobacteriota bacterium. Protein-coding genes within it:
- a CDS encoding sugar porter family MFS transporter gives rise to the protein MAVKCRHSVAPVASATRARATKEGRMGRGHIAWLWSITAALAGFLFGFDTAVISGAEQAVQRVWLMSDTMHGLAISAALWGTVAGALAGAIPSDRYGRRPTLVGIGVLYAVSALGSAFAWDPISFMVFRFLGGLGIGMSSIATPAYISEIAPPEKRGRLVALFQFNIVAGILAAFVSNWLLGGLGEHDWRYMLGVETLPAVLYLVASGFIPESPRWLAVNRGRVEEARAILRQSDAVHADAILAAVSVETPRIALGEFLSRRFARPITLAFLIALFNQLSGINAIIYFAPRIFEMAGTGQRGALLASVGIGVTNLVFTIVGMALIDRMGRRALMLIGSIGYLVSLGAVAWGFATGHYGSVPAFIFLFIAAHAIGQGTVIWVYISEVFPNAARARGQALGSATHWVMAAALTLVMPVLLASLAPATMFLVFFAMMVLQLLFVIFVMVETRGRSLESVSHALERL
- a CDS encoding MFS transporter yields the protein MLLFAACLAIFVYGMVASMVGTINPALAATFQLNNVQTSYLALAQGIGLVVASVSVGPLMDRRGKKVGLVLGLTFVAAAMLVLASASGFAVILVAMIVMGMGGGIVITGANALGSDVSESRRASVLNFLNVFVGLGGFATPFVAGNLLGGDAVRVAYAAAALTIVTLLVHLVLRIPRPVMTGIARKSSAVFRQPMLYLLGSATFLYTACEFGVWNWLVKYLLTRGVEATTAFNVLSLGFALGLLSGRVAVTPILIKVPPATVTVSASILMALTTWAMLHVSDVTLLGAVVFLAGVAMAPVFPTTIAIVGDVFKEGSATAIGFTITCGFSGLVVSSPLIGWLAGPDPSGLGRGLLLLPAFSIALLVVNLVIRQKRAAVLAMSAPA